agcaatggatggtctactcctaagtcagcccctggccttgttttgactgatgataatgaacttctccattgtctctttccacagatgtagatttcattcctatgtattccatctggcgagttccatgtatatagttaccttttatgttgttgaaaaaatgcatTTCCAATGAATTgatcgttagtcttgcaaaattttattataTGATCTGCTttgcttctatcaccaacaccatattttcaaactactgattcttgtttgtttccaacttttgcattctaatcaccagtaatcatcaatgcgtactgattgcatgtttgatcaatttcagactgaaaagttggtaaaaatcttcaatttcttcatctttggcattagtagttggtgtgtaaatttgaataatagttctattaactggtctttcttgtaagcatatggatattatcctatcactaacggAGTtatacttcaggagagatcttaaaatgttcttcttGAGGATGAATatgatgctattcctcttcaatttctcattcttagtttcatggattgaattatgtctcccccaaaatttgtgtattaacttggttaggccatgattcccagtactctgtggttgttctccaatttgtgattgtaattttatgttaaagaggattagggtgggattgtaactgcccttaccaggtcacatccctgatccaatgtaaaggaagtttccctgtattatggcctgcaacaccttttatctctcaagagataaaaggaaagagaagcaagcagagagttggggacctcataccaccaagaaagcagcaccaggagcagagtgcatcctttggacctggggtccctgtgcctcagaagctcctggactaggggaagatttaggacaaggaccttcctccagagatgacaaagagagaaagtcttcccctggagctgacactctgaatctggacttgtaactcgactgtgagagaataaatttctctttgttaaagccatccacttgtgatatttctgttttagcagtactagatgactaagatactgagcatagtagactatatgattttccaattcaaaatggccaataccagtccatttcagctcactaaagtgTAAGATGTCTATCTTCAAGAGTTCCATTTTATTAATCTAGCTGAGACTAACCCCTTGCAAAGATGAATCTTTAGTGACTAGAGTGCACCTGcgccaagccatggtcttttcaattgctttatacacatgtgaaagctggacaatgaaaaagatagaactgattcatttgaattgtgttgctaggaaaaatattgaatataccctgggctgtcagaagaacaaacaaatcagtcttaaaagaagaCTAAAAtgggaatgctccttagaatcaacgatggcgagactttgtcttgcttactttggacatgtcatcaagaaagaccaatccatagaaaagaacatcaagtttggtgaagtagaaggtcagggaaaacaagggaaaccctccatgagatagactgacacaatagctgcaataatgggctcaaacataccaacaatcatgaagacggcacagaagtgggcaacatttccttctgttatacataaagtcaccatgagtcggagctgactcatcggcaactaacaacaaacccttGTATGCTTCCCAGAGTGGGAGCTGGCTTCCTGCAGGGTGTGACCATTTGGCAAACATTATGAGAGGATACTGAGGAGGCGAAGATTCTACACATCATATACCTGAAAATGCAAGACTTGGACCTGATCATACAGGGACAATGTGATACTACCCCAATCATGAATGCTGAGATGGCAGAACAGGGGAAAttcaatgtcttagtcatctagtcctgctataacagagataccacaagtggatggctttaacaaagagaaatttattttctttcggtctagtaggctagacgtCGAAATTCAGGTGTCAGccccagaggaagactttctctctctgtcagctttggaggaatgtccttgtcattcaccttcccttggtctaggagcatctcagcagagGAACCTcaagttcaaaggacacactctgctccctgcactgctctcttggtggtatgaggtccccaactctctgcttgcttccctttctttttatctcttgtaagacaaaaggtggtggcACAGaaatgggcaacatttcgtttttaaccacaggcagagatgatTTACaccacatgggaaaatcacagaaggaggacaaccacacatggcctgaccaatctgacacatattttggggggacacaattcaatccattacattcaGTAAGGCATGGATTCCAGGCCTTCACCATACCAGAAGAGATACTGATGCTTTCCTAAGCAGGCCCCGTATTGGCCCACAGAGACTGGATTGCTGTCCCCTAGTAGATCACTTTGCACTGTcccagacagagagagacaaaggTGGAACCACACATTTGCTCCTATTCTTGCTTCTGTAAGTTTCCCTTAATAAATGCTTTTCCAGGTCTAGTGTCTATAGTGTCAGACCATTCATGCTGTGTGCTCAATGAGCAGATATTATTTAACTcccctcttttcttcttcttagcTTTATAGtccaagaaagaaaacaataaatttccTAACTATACATTCAGTGTCATGTATTCTGATGACTTGTTCTGTGAGGGTTTGAGATAATAGTCTGGAAAAGGAAGACTAAAACTagactttcttttccttctaagtGTTAGGAAAGAAGAGAATCTGGCCTGGAAAGTCCAGTAGAAGAAGGAAACTCAAAGTAATCAGGCATTTTGCAGTACCAGCAATAGGTTGCTAAGGCAAGTATGAGGTTCCTGGTGcacccatctgtcatggattgaattatgtccccccaaaaacgtgtgtatcaacttggttaggctatgatttccagtattctgtggttgtcctccattttgtgattgtaattttatgttaaagaggattacggtgggattgtaacacccttaccaggtcacatccccgatccaatgtaaagggagtttccctgtggtgtggcctgcaccaccttttaactatcaggagataaaaggaaagggaagcaagcagagagttggggacctcacaccaccaagaaaacggcaccaggagcagagggcgtcctttggacccggggtccctgcacctgagaagcttctcaactgggggaagattaaggacaaagaccgtcctccagagccaacagagagagagataacattcccctggagccgacaccatgaatttggacttttagcccactttactgtgaggaaataaatttctctttgttaaagccatccacttgtggtatttctgttatagcagcactagatgactaagataccatctATACTCCCAAAGTCATGGCAGATATCACAGAATACCTTTCTGCTGGTTATACACCAGAAGCTTGTTTTGCACAGCAGTCTAGTGAACCACTGCCAGTGAGCTGGAATTGGCACCAAGTACCCACCACTTttggtaggatcacctttcttgggaataggcataaatatggatctcttctagttaattggccaggttgctgtctcccatatttcttggcatagacgagtgagcacctccagagctgtttgttgaaacatctcaattgatattccatcaagtcctggagccttgttttttgccaatgccttcagagcagcttggacttcttccttcagtaccatgggttcctgatcatatgccacctcttgaaatggttgaacattgactaattctttttggtataatgcctctgtgtattccttccatcttcttttgatgtttcctgtgtcgtttaatattcttcactattgcaactcaaggcttgaatttttccttcagttctttcagcttgagaaacgctaagcgtgttcttcccttttggttttccatctccagctctttgcacatgtcattataatactttactttgtcttcttgagacgccctttggaatcttctgttcagttcttttacttcatcaattcttccttttgctttagctgctccaagttcgagagcaagtttcagagtcttctctgacatccatcttggtcttttctttctttcctgtcttttcaaggacctcttgctttcttcatggatgatgtccttgatgtcattccacaactcatctggtcttcggtcactagtgttcaatgtatcacatctattcttgagacggtctctaaattcaggtgggatatactcaagttcatattttggctcttgtagacttgctctgattttcttcagtttcagcttgaacttgcatatgagcaactgatggtctgttccacagtcggcccctggccttgttctgactgatgatattgagcttttccatcgtctctttccatatatgtagtcaatttgatttctgtgtgttccatctggcaaggtccatgtgcatagttgccgtttatgttggttaaagaaggtatttgcaatgaagaagtcattggttttgcaaaattctatcatttgatctgtggcattgtttctatcaccaaggccgtattttccaatgactgattcttcttctttgtttccaacttgcgcGTTCCAAtcgctggtaattatcaatgcatcttgattgcatgtttgatcaatttcagactgcagcagctgataaaagtcttctatttcttcatctttggccctagtggttggtgtgtaaatttgaataatagtcgtattaactggtcttacttggtgtatggatattatcctatcactgacagggttgtacttcaggatagatattgaaatgttccttttgatgatgaatgcaacaccattcctcttcaagttgtcattcccagcattgtgggccatatgattgtctgactcaaaatggccaataccagtccatttcagcttactaatgcctaggatattgatgtttatgcattccgtttcattttttactttttccaatttttctagatccatactttgtacattccatgttctattaatggatgtttgcagctgtttcttctcattttgagtcatgccacatcagcaaatgaaggtcccaaaagctttactccatccacattgttaaggtcgactctactttgaggaggcagctcttccccagtcatcttttgagtgccttccaacctggggggctcatcttccagcactatatcagacaatattctgctcctattcataaggttttcactggccgatgcTTTTCGGAAgtggactgccgggtccttcttcctaatctggaagctcagctgaaacgtgtcctccgtgggagaccctgctggtatctgaatacgggtggcatagcttccagcatcacagcaacacgcaagcccccacagtatgacaaactgacagacacgtgggtgtTAGTTCAATTACTGATGGTAATTAAATTTGGATATAATCCAATGCATAGTTTCACAATGCTTAATTTCACCATGAAACTGAGCTATTATGAGACTACCGGCAAAAAGGAAGATATTGTACTTCAGTTCAGTACTCTGGGTTTTAAAGTCAGATGGATGTGAATTTGCATCAACCTGTTATCTTTTGGACCTTAAGTAAGTTGTGTAATGTCGTGGAATCTCAGTGTCTCTTCCAtataatggagataataatactaaGTACCTTGAGGGTAACTTTAATCTACCACAAAAATTaaagataatacatgtaaagtatcTAGTATGGGGTCTGGAACAGAATTATCACTTGATTAATGGTAactatttacatatatacatgtatgtatctaTATAAAAAAACACAACTTCTAAAAACACTCAAATCACTAGAAGGTCATGCAACTTTCCTTTGTCAAGGGTAGACTTCTTCACACACCATTGtcgttgaaaaaaaaatatatatatatttttttctctcaagtcagttccgactcatagctaccccacatGACAGGGTAGAatagccccataaggttttcttggctgtaatctgggtaggtttgtactgccaacctttcagttagcagctgaacacttacccgtttgtaccaccagggctcctttcaactaTTGTTagccatcaaaaaacaaaaatttaggcaGCTGCTTCCATGTGGCTTTCTGACTATGTGAGTCATTGTTAAAACCTTGGCTGCCCTGACCAAAACTTTTATAGGTTTGCAAGATGTTCCAGAAATGggccattgttttgttttgttgtttttttttctttttctcttttagtgGGAAAATAGAAGGATGGGGCTTTTATTTGTGTTAGAATCTGTTAGCCTCTCAGTTTCTTATAACTTTATGAACTTCTGGAAGGAAGAGACTAGGTCATTTGTAACCACAACCACACCCCTGTGATAAAAGGAGGGCCATTCAACTGTGAGAACCACATCCTCAGCCAATGATCCTGTGGCCAAAATAAAGGCCAAAGCCACAAAACTCTAAAGCCACGGACACATCACCACTGCTGGAGATtctttcctgagccagaaagaaAAGGGGTAGAAATATCCTAGCTTCTCCCTTTTGCTCACCTTCCAGTCTCCCACCAGTCCCTTCTAGAGCCACATGCCAAGGGAACATGGAAAACAACCTGTAGGAGCCAGGCCACTGCAATACACAGCAGACAGAGCAGGAGCTCTTTCCAACTTTTAGTTACATATTCTGTGTCTTCTGCCTATAATTCTTTTCTCACTACTACTCACCTGGCTGCCTCTTGCTCATCCTTCAGGTCCCATCTTAAATATTACTTCCTCACTGATGCCTTCCCTAGCTACCTATCTGAAAAATTTCTCCCCTATTATTATCTCCTCAAAACTCCTTTCTGGCTAAACTTCATAATTATATACACATCTCTGTAATTATCCGTTTAATGTCTACCTATCCAGGGGCAacatgtatctgttttacttcctACTACAATGTCAGAACCTAGCACAGTGGTTAGCATATAGTTGGCACTAATTAAATATTGGTTATAATTGTtaccacctatttttttttctattgttttgaacaaaggtccccgggtggtacaaatggttcttGCTCCGCTACTAACctaatgttggcagttcgaacccacccaaccaTATCGCTGGAAGGACGGTCTTacgatctgcttccgttaagattgttgttatgtgccctagagtggcttctgactcatagcaaccccatgtgacaaagtagaactgccacaaaggtttttcttggttgtaatctttacggatgtAGATTGCaaagtctttttcccatggagcccctgggtgggttggaactgccaacctttcagttaacagccgagtgcttttaaccatttgcaccaccaggactccttctcacAGAGAGGACAGCCAAGAAACATacagagcacttctactctgtaacacatggggtcaccgtgagtcagaattgactcaacagcaatgggtttattgtttTGAATAGTAATCAAATAATCAGATGGAGATATGGGCCCTTTCTGGAATGTAAATTTCTTTCTGAtgccattttctattttttttctttgtaatattgCATAATTACAAGTTGCATAATTACAAGTTGTAGGAACCAGCTCCttgaataatttttaaacctttgtAATCCCAAATTTCTACATTTTGAGGCATCAAAAGTCGTTAGGGGAAAGTTGATGCATTCTTTGAACTGTCAAAACAAAAGCTTTGTTGACAAACTTAGAATAAACAAATTCTTTCCCTCAAATAATCTGTAACTGAAAATGTGCATATAGTAGAGCAATTTATCATCTGCAAAGTCTGTTTTATGTCTCCACATTCCGGTTTGGatcttttgatttttgttctttagAACTATTGAGTGATACATTTTCCTTGACACTTTCCAAGAGATCTTCATTATTCTTCTCCTACAATCAATCGATTTTTCCTCCATAAATTGTGGCTCCTTCttatcattttcttctttctgcttcatGTGGATTACAGAAATGCCCTATTTTTTACATACAATATAAACCTGGGATCCAAACAAAGGAAGGCTGTTTTGTCTTTGGGGACTGTCTCTAAAGTTCCCAGGCTTTCTTAGCCTCAGGTTTCCTGATGCCAGCTGCCACCATCTCCCTATGTTATCATGCAGAGAAAAATTTCTGCAAGCTCAGGGGTTGAGGAGTTAGGAGGGCCAAGGAGGCTGGCAATGACCTTCTTGGGGCCATCAGCATGTATGGAGCTAAGTTCCAGGTTCATTTTTGCCATCACTctaatatttatttgttcatcatcCATCAAATACCTACTGTGTGTTAGACACTGCTAGAACTGGGGATTCAATTACAAACAAGATGTCATTCGTATTCTCAAGGAGCTCACTGTGTAGAATAGGGAAGCAAGCAAGTGACAAATATTTATCATTTGTATGTTTATTGCTataagaaagatttaaaaaaaagggaatacAAAGTACTATGTGAGTACCTGGAAGGTCTCGGACCTAGCTTTGGAAGGGTGTTGGTGGAGATGGTACAGCAAACGCTTTCTGGAGGAAGTTATGCTTGAGCTGAAAGATGAGTAGGAGCTACCCAGGCAGAGAGTAGAAGAATGctccagaaagagaaaagaatatgTGCAAAAGTTCGTAGATGAATGACAACAATGTGTGACTGTGGAACTACAAGCAATTCAGGGCTAGGGCAGGGGACGGAACTAGGACAAGAGTGAAGAAGTAAGCAGGGGACAGGGTGTTAACAGTTTTACATCATGTGGGAGCCTGTTCTTTATAACCAAGCCCTCCTGAACTTACTCAGGCTAAAAGGAATTGATTACAGacagtagaaaaaaaagagaattttaaagtcAGCAATTTGGGTTTAAAACTTGGTACTATTACTGGCTTGTGACCTCTGTTTAGAGGCTGAATTACTTAGCCCTTCTaagcctcagttgcctcatcaaTAAAAGGGAGATAATAAAATCTACCCTAAAATGTTATCACTagaattaaa
The DNA window shown above is from Elephas maximus indicus isolate mEleMax1 chromosome 4, mEleMax1 primary haplotype, whole genome shotgun sequence and carries:
- the LOC126075793 gene encoding craniofacial development protein 2-like; translation: MTQNEKKQLQTSINRTWNVQSMDLEKLEKVKNETECININILGISKLKWTGIGHFESDNHMAHNAGNDNLKRNGVAFIIKRNISISILKYNPVSDRIISIHQVRPVNTTIIQIYTPTTRAKDEEIEDFYQLLQSEIDQTCNQDALIITSDWNAQVGNKEEESVIGKYGLGDRNNATDQMIEFCKTNDFFIANTFFNQHKRQLCTWTLPDGTHRNQIDYIYGKRRWKSSISSVRTRPGADCGTDHQLLICKFKLKLKKIRASLQEPKYELEYIPPEFRDRLKNRCDTLNTSDRRPDELWNDIKDIIHEESKRSLKRQERKKRPRWMSEKTLKLALELGAAKAKGRIDEVKELNRRFQRASQEDKVKYYNDMCKELEMENQKGRTRLAFLKLKELKEKFKP